A genome region from Polyangiaceae bacterium includes the following:
- a CDS encoding OmpH family outer membrane protein produces the protein MTGGFFAAESTAHAADTKIAVIDLARAIFETEDGLRAQANLKKIQAKLQGDLEAKQRDFMRDRDAYEKEKGKLSNDKRAQREADLQQRIVEIQAMQMDSQREMQRQQSEVMLPIQQRVIGIVRRIAAQDGYEMVLEKSAVPYMRADLEITDRAIQMYNMGGDGGPAAGKPAPATPAPKPGTAPAAPKPAAPAPKKK, from the coding sequence ATGACGGGTGGTTTCTTCGCTGCCGAATCGACTGCTCATGCCGCGGATACGAAGATCGCGGTCATCGACTTGGCACGCGCGATTTTCGAAACCGAGGATGGCTTGCGCGCCCAGGCGAACCTGAAAAAGATTCAGGCCAAACTTCAGGGCGATCTCGAAGCGAAACAGCGCGACTTCATGCGCGATCGCGATGCGTACGAGAAGGAAAAGGGCAAGCTTTCGAACGACAAGCGCGCACAACGCGAAGCGGATCTCCAGCAACGCATCGTCGAAATTCAGGCGATGCAGATGGACTCGCAACGCGAAATGCAACGGCAGCAGAGCGAGGTCATGCTTCCGATTCAGCAGCGCGTGATCGGCATCGTGCGTCGCATCGCAGCTCAAGACGGCTACGAGATGGTGCTCGAAAAGTCCGCCGTGCCCTACATGCGTGCCGACCTCGAGATCACGGATCGAGCGATCCAGATGTACAACATGGGCGGTGATGGCGGACCGGCTGCGGGCAAACCTGCGCCGGCAACGCCTGCGCCGAAGCCTGGAACGGCTCCCGCAGCACCCAAACCTGCGGCGCCTGCGCCGAAGAAGAAGTAG
- a CDS encoding protein kinase, with protein sequence MFPESSDAADRFVIVGRAGSGGMGDIYKALDQATGQHVALKVLRDSATPQERVRFAREISILADLRHPNIVQYVAHGTWSDGRFFFAMEWLDGEDVGQRQRRAPLGMRDAVEVIRRSSAAMAAVHARNVVHRDLKLSNIFLVRGKGTAIKLIDFGVVKPAEPDEYQTERGTIIGSPHFMSPEQARGVDDIDARADVYSLGAALFRLVTGRNIFETEHVIALLSRLVLEDPPNPQTIRFDVPQALAEVILRAIARAREDRFENGGELARALARVGQLNNDPPATDRSASAIRAVPVKPPSSTTITETGIDVPASRPGSAERRVVAVMLFDLGGARLEPDVERRVREVLGDDARLEALLGERQLVGVLGVEQSRGDEVMRAARAALVLTQSMPHGRAAVAIGLAIRGRQELAGQALERAVAQIDLTARGSVRVDSNAASALEGRFVLQNDARGGVLLREDTRGYVARQLLGRPTPTVGREKEIALLQGVYGELVEDAAPRGALVVGPAGIGKSRVRGELVQRLEVSPGRPDIMLCRGDPLSQTSSLSALGRALRAVMGIHDGEDVTDQILKCKRHVASRLPAGQRFIAGFLGELAGVPFPDDGDEPLRAARASAELMQSRLRLSLETYFRNEAERAPQVLVLEDVHWADDTTLDMVDWLLGCQDLRFIVFAFGRADMGSGSRLGSIWDRRNITRLTLAPLSPLAADRLVAAALPGMDAAARANLVRRADGNALFLEELVRCAAEGRNDLPLTVQAVVQLRLDRIEADVREVLRAASVFGQSFWTGGVRALVGRNVDGELFELVTSEIVAKQPESRISGDDEWIFRQALVRDTAYEAILDEDRAVLHLAVGQWLESVGDVDAGLIAKHADAGGDHERAARLYARATKQAYSNGAQLETALELANRGIACGATGAVRAQLLLAKAQCSNVMGRLLDGIAAAEEAVQLTVAGSDMWGEAQRLVAAALIETGRAAEGDARAAHSLHPAYTAAMSPAICAGLMAVRVRGLVDCLQPAEAMRVANEAVATAQVSGAADALVRALDARLFAVAHMNDPSEVLITGSQLIEAAESIGDVTFATRGRLNVGSSLNHLGMFEEAQAMLERALFDARARRMRILEAFALHNLGMSYARLGNLDLGIDHERQAARIADDTSAARLRVNTRIYEIVFLVWRGAPGDLATALNLARWAIEETRAQPALQILAIFALSRVQLARRAIEAATETARDANNRLAVAPVEEWDELIRLTLIEALLASGEEEEANAVLDGAFTALCERVMSIRQPHHRDAFVRRNEEVYRIAELAYHRLGRYFQDPHASSG encoded by the coding sequence ATGTTTCCCGAATCAAGCGATGCGGCGGATCGGTTCGTGATCGTAGGCCGCGCTGGAAGCGGCGGGATGGGAGACATTTACAAGGCGCTCGATCAAGCGACGGGACAACACGTCGCCCTGAAGGTCCTTCGCGACAGCGCAACGCCCCAAGAGCGCGTTAGGTTTGCCCGAGAGATCTCGATCCTCGCCGACCTACGACATCCCAACATCGTGCAGTACGTCGCGCATGGAACGTGGTCCGACGGGCGCTTTTTCTTCGCGATGGAATGGCTCGATGGCGAAGACGTCGGGCAACGTCAGCGCCGCGCTCCTTTGGGCATGCGTGATGCCGTGGAGGTCATACGCCGCTCGTCGGCAGCGATGGCCGCAGTGCACGCTCGCAACGTCGTTCATCGCGATTTGAAGCTGTCGAACATCTTTCTCGTTCGAGGCAAAGGAACCGCGATCAAGCTCATCGACTTCGGCGTGGTCAAACCCGCGGAACCCGACGAGTACCAAACGGAGCGCGGAACGATCATCGGATCGCCTCACTTCATGTCGCCCGAACAGGCTCGAGGTGTGGACGACATCGATGCGCGCGCCGACGTTTACTCGCTTGGTGCTGCGCTCTTTCGCCTCGTGACAGGGAGAAACATTTTCGAGACCGAGCATGTGATCGCGCTGCTCAGCAGGCTCGTTCTCGAGGATCCACCCAATCCGCAAACGATTCGCTTCGACGTGCCCCAGGCGCTCGCGGAAGTCATTTTGCGCGCCATCGCGCGAGCGCGTGAAGACCGATTCGAGAACGGGGGCGAGCTTGCGCGAGCTCTCGCGCGAGTGGGGCAACTGAACAACGATCCACCTGCGACCGATCGCAGCGCGTCGGCGATTCGAGCTGTACCGGTCAAACCACCCTCATCGACGACCATCACGGAAACGGGCATCGATGTGCCCGCATCGCGACCGGGATCTGCCGAGCGTCGCGTCGTTGCCGTCATGCTTTTCGATCTGGGTGGCGCACGCCTCGAGCCGGATGTCGAACGCCGCGTGCGTGAAGTTCTCGGCGACGATGCTCGCCTCGAGGCACTGCTCGGCGAGCGGCAGCTCGTGGGTGTTTTGGGCGTGGAGCAATCGCGCGGAGACGAAGTGATGCGTGCAGCTCGTGCCGCGCTCGTGCTCACGCAATCGATGCCCCACGGTCGTGCGGCCGTGGCGATTGGCCTGGCCATTCGAGGTCGGCAGGAATTGGCCGGCCAAGCGCTGGAGCGTGCGGTTGCGCAGATCGATCTGACGGCGCGAGGCAGCGTTCGCGTCGATTCGAACGCCGCAAGCGCGCTCGAAGGTAGGTTTGTCCTTCAGAACGACGCGCGCGGAGGCGTGCTCTTGCGCGAGGACACGCGTGGCTACGTTGCGCGTCAGCTCCTCGGACGGCCGACTCCAACCGTTGGACGTGAAAAGGAAATCGCGCTGCTTCAGGGCGTTTATGGCGAGCTCGTCGAAGATGCGGCTCCTCGTGGAGCGCTGGTCGTCGGTCCGGCCGGCATTGGGAAAAGTCGCGTTCGCGGTGAGCTCGTGCAGCGTCTCGAGGTATCTCCCGGTCGCCCCGACATCATGCTTTGTCGCGGTGATCCGCTGAGCCAAACGTCGAGTTTGTCCGCGCTCGGCAGGGCGCTTCGGGCCGTGATGGGCATACACGACGGCGAGGACGTCACCGATCAGATCCTCAAGTGCAAACGGCACGTCGCATCTCGATTGCCCGCAGGCCAGCGATTCATCGCGGGTTTTCTCGGCGAGCTCGCGGGGGTGCCATTCCCCGACGATGGCGACGAGCCTTTGCGAGCTGCTCGCGCCAGTGCCGAGCTCATGCAGTCGCGGCTGCGTTTGTCCCTTGAAACCTACTTTCGCAACGAAGCGGAACGCGCCCCGCAGGTGCTCGTTCTCGAAGACGTGCACTGGGCGGACGACACGACGCTCGACATGGTCGATTGGCTCTTGGGCTGCCAGGATTTGCGGTTCATCGTGTTTGCCTTCGGCCGAGCGGACATGGGTTCGGGTTCGCGGCTCGGATCGATCTGGGACCGCCGGAACATCACGCGCCTGACGCTTGCACCACTGTCGCCTCTTGCAGCGGATCGTCTCGTAGCGGCGGCGCTGCCCGGCATGGATGCTGCTGCTCGGGCAAACCTCGTTCGACGTGCCGATGGAAACGCCCTCTTCCTCGAGGAGCTCGTACGGTGCGCTGCGGAAGGCCGAAACGACTTGCCGCTCACGGTGCAAGCGGTGGTGCAGCTTCGCCTCGATCGCATCGAAGCCGATGTGCGCGAAGTGCTTCGTGCAGCGTCGGTGTTTGGACAATCGTTTTGGACTGGCGGTGTACGTGCGCTCGTGGGGCGCAACGTCGATGGCGAGCTGTTCGAGCTGGTCACGTCGGAGATTGTTGCGAAGCAGCCGGAATCGCGCATTTCGGGCGACGACGAATGGATTTTCCGTCAGGCGCTCGTGAGGGACACGGCGTACGAAGCGATCCTCGATGAAGACCGCGCGGTACTGCATCTCGCGGTCGGCCAATGGCTCGAGTCCGTGGGTGACGTGGACGCGGGTCTCATTGCCAAGCATGCCGATGCCGGTGGTGATCACGAGCGTGCGGCGCGCCTGTATGCGCGTGCGACGAAGCAGGCGTACAGCAACGGTGCGCAGCTCGAAACCGCGCTGGAGCTTGCCAATCGCGGGATCGCTTGTGGTGCGACGGGCGCGGTACGTGCGCAGCTACTTCTCGCCAAAGCTCAGTGCTCGAACGTCATGGGCCGGCTGCTCGATGGCATCGCGGCTGCGGAAGAAGCGGTCCAGTTGACCGTTGCTGGATCGGACATGTGGGGCGAAGCGCAGCGACTCGTTGCAGCGGCGCTCATTGAAACGGGGCGCGCAGCGGAGGGTGATGCGCGTGCCGCCCATTCGCTGCATCCAGCGTACACGGCAGCGATGTCGCCTGCGATATGCGCAGGTCTGATGGCCGTGCGTGTTCGTGGGCTCGTGGACTGTCTTCAGCCTGCGGAAGCCATGAGAGTCGCCAACGAGGCTGTGGCTACGGCGCAAGTTTCGGGAGCTGCCGATGCGCTCGTGCGCGCCCTCGATGCGCGACTTTTTGCCGTCGCGCACATGAACGACCCATCGGAGGTTCTCATCACGGGCAGTCAGCTCATCGAGGCAGCCGAGAGCATCGGTGACGTCACGTTCGCCACGCGCGGCAGGCTCAATGTGGGTTCGTCATTGAACCACCTCGGCATGTTCGAGGAGGCGCAAGCGATGCTCGAGCGTGCGCTTTTCGATGCTCGCGCACGTCGCATGCGCATCTTGGAGGCGTTTGCCTTGCACAACCTCGGCATGAGTTACGCACGCCTCGGCAATCTCGATCTCGGCATTGATCACGAGCGCCAGGCGGCGCGAATCGCCGACGACACGAGCGCCGCGCGCCTCCGCGTCAATACGCGCATCTATGAAATCGTCTTCTTGGTTTGGCGTGGTGCACCAGGTGATCTGGCCACGGCCTTGAACCTCGCCCGATGGGCCATCGAAGAAACGCGCGCCCAGCCGGCCCTGCAAATACTCGCGATCTTCGCTCTGTCTCGAGTTCAGCTCGCTCGGCGCGCCATCGAAGCGGCCACGGAGACGGCGCGTGATGCGAACAATCGCCTCGCGGTGGCACCGGTCGAAGAGTGGGACGAGCTCATCCGGCTCACGCTCATCGAAGCGCTTTTGGCCAGCGGCGAAGAGGAAGAAGCCAACGCTGTGCTCGACGGGGCGTTCACGGCGCTTTGCGAGCGTGTCATGTCGATCCGACAGCCTCACCACCGCGACGCATTCGTCCGGCGAAACGAGGAAGTCTACCGCATTGCCGAGCTCGCTTATCACCGGCTCGGGCGCTACTTCCAGGACCCGCACGCCTCGAGTGGTTGA
- a CDS encoding rhomboid family intramembrane serine protease has protein sequence MSIRHTPRYIPGGWVLLVNDEDYARASTAIDRYEVENRDWPPPRVRERPRHAPSIIVPLLFAALALFFLVTGPVSTNSIWFQRGRAESDLVIGTEPWRALTALTLHADKSHVLGNVISGSVFGAAVQRRLGPGGAALAILASGVLGNVANAIAHRAMGNGDHRSIGASTAVFGAIGILAATQVVLDHHHAQGRKRTWIDIVAPIVGGLALLGALGASPQSDLGAHLFGLLGGIVTGLAVSLVLRKTRPLSRSWLQVTFGLLTVGLCFGVWRLAVPYRLIWPF, from the coding sequence ATGTCGATTCGGCACACGCCTCGGTACATCCCCGGCGGCTGGGTGCTGCTCGTGAACGATGAAGACTACGCGCGAGCATCGACGGCGATCGATCGGTACGAAGTCGAGAATCGTGACTGGCCTCCGCCTCGTGTTCGCGAAAGGCCGCGTCATGCACCTTCGATCATCGTTCCTCTTCTATTCGCGGCGCTCGCTCTGTTTTTCCTCGTCACGGGTCCTGTTTCGACAAACTCGATCTGGTTTCAGCGAGGTCGCGCCGAGAGTGATCTCGTGATTGGCACCGAACCTTGGCGCGCGCTCACGGCGCTCACGCTTCACGCCGACAAGTCCCACGTTCTCGGCAACGTCATTTCAGGATCGGTCTTCGGTGCAGCCGTGCAACGGAGGCTCGGTCCTGGTGGTGCAGCGCTTGCGATCCTCGCGTCGGGCGTATTGGGCAACGTTGCGAACGCGATCGCGCATCGCGCGATGGGCAATGGGGATCATCGCTCCATTGGAGCATCGACGGCGGTTTTTGGGGCGATAGGCATATTGGCGGCGACGCAGGTGGTGCTCGATCATCATCATGCGCAGGGGCGAAAGCGCACGTGGATCGACATCGTTGCGCCCATCGTGGGAGGTCTCGCGCTTCTCGGAGCGCTCGGAGCAAGTCCTCAATCGGACCTCGGCGCGCATCTTTTCGGCCTGCTTGGCGGGATTGTTACTGGTTTGGCAGTGTCGCTCGTTCTGCGTAAAACCCGACCGCTGTCGCGCTCGTGGCTTCAAGTTACGTTCGGCCTGCTCACCGTCGGGCTTTGCTTTGGGGTTTGGCGACTCGCGGTGCCCTATAGACTCATCTGGCCATTTTAG
- a CDS encoding glycogen/starch/alpha-glucan phosphorylase, protein MTSAFTEHLPPTRIRVEDDRTGMHPVVLRRAFTDHVQFSRARDIENATNFDRFVALSLAVRDRLVQRWSQTQRTYYEKGAKRAYYLSAEFLLGRALQANLQALDIEDTYRAVLRDLGIDLDDLVEQEPDAGLGNGGLGRLAACILDSMATLELPGYGYGIRYEFGIFDQVIRNGCQVERADEWLKFGNPWEVERPEYAVTVGFGGRTEMVHDGKGGFRVVWHPSDHVLGVPYDTPIAGFRKATVNTLRLWAARAHQDFDFSLFNAGDYVRAVQAKNASEVISKVLYPNDNFDAGKELRLRQEYFFVACSIHDIVWRHAKTNENFSNFGEKVAMQLNDTHPAIAIAELMRLLVDEHGLTWDAAWTQTVAAFGYTNHTLMPEALERWPANLFARLLPRHLEIIQEINRRFLREVTVAFPYDQGRAARMSIFEEGPERMVRMAHLAVVGSHSINGVAKLHTELIKNELLRDFYELWPERFTNKTNGVTPRRWLLTCNPKLAALITSRVGPNWVTNLDRLSELEPAAKDPEFLAQLRAIKLANKQALAKLIKSELGIEVDVRSIFDVLIKRLHEYKRQLLCAIHIVALYLRSKRGERVVPRTFIFGAKAAPGYKQAKLIIRLIHAIASVVNADRSVPHLRVVFLPNYRVSLAEKIIPAADVSEQISTAGMEASGTGNMKLAMNGALTIGTLDGANVEIREAVGPDNFFLFGMTAEQVLEKRKAGTRGRAAYVEDKELAEAIDFIASGFFSPDEPELFRPIVDELLGPDRYMVMSDFRAYADTHGAVADAFTNQEAWSYKAALNIARVGRFSCDRTVREYAEDIWNIAPVPIELQPTTAGGE, encoded by the coding sequence ATGACATCAGCGTTCACCGAACACCTTCCGCCCACGCGCATCCGCGTCGAAGACGACCGCACCGGCATGCATCCGGTCGTGCTCCGTCGCGCGTTCACCGATCACGTCCAATTCTCGCGCGCTCGGGACATCGAGAACGCTACGAACTTCGACCGCTTCGTCGCTCTGTCGCTTGCCGTGCGTGATCGTCTGGTGCAGCGATGGTCCCAAACGCAGCGGACGTATTACGAAAAGGGCGCCAAACGCGCCTACTACTTGTCCGCCGAGTTTCTCCTCGGACGAGCCCTCCAAGCCAACCTTCAAGCGCTCGACATCGAGGACACGTACCGCGCGGTCCTGCGAGATCTCGGCATCGACCTCGACGACCTCGTCGAACAGGAGCCCGACGCGGGCCTTGGCAACGGGGGCCTTGGAAGGCTTGCCGCCTGCATCCTCGATTCGATGGCCACGCTCGAATTGCCCGGCTACGGCTACGGAATTCGTTACGAGTTCGGAATATTCGACCAAGTGATCCGCAACGGTTGCCAAGTCGAACGCGCCGACGAGTGGCTCAAGTTCGGCAATCCTTGGGAAGTCGAACGCCCTGAATACGCCGTCACCGTGGGTTTCGGAGGACGAACCGAAATGGTCCACGACGGCAAAGGTGGCTTCCGCGTCGTGTGGCATCCGTCCGATCACGTGCTCGGCGTCCCCTACGACACGCCCATCGCCGGCTTTCGCAAGGCCACGGTCAACACGCTGCGGCTCTGGGCCGCGCGCGCGCACCAAGACTTCGACTTCAGCTTGTTCAACGCCGGTGACTACGTACGCGCCGTACAAGCCAAAAACGCGTCCGAGGTCATCTCCAAGGTGCTCTACCCGAACGACAACTTCGACGCCGGCAAGGAACTGCGGCTTCGCCAAGAGTACTTCTTCGTCGCTTGCTCCATCCACGACATCGTTTGGCGCCACGCGAAGACCAACGAGAACTTCTCGAACTTCGGCGAAAAAGTCGCCATGCAGCTCAACGACACGCATCCGGCCATCGCCATCGCAGAGCTCATGCGCCTGCTCGTGGACGAGCATGGTCTCACGTGGGACGCCGCGTGGACACAAACCGTCGCAGCGTTTGGCTACACGAACCACACGCTCATGCCCGAAGCGCTCGAGCGCTGGCCTGCAAACCTTTTTGCACGATTGCTCCCACGACACCTCGAGATCATCCAAGAGATCAACCGGCGCTTTCTGCGCGAGGTCACCGTCGCGTTTCCTTACGATCAAGGCCGCGCTGCGCGCATGAGCATCTTCGAGGAGGGGCCCGAGCGCATGGTGCGCATGGCGCACCTCGCCGTCGTCGGTTCGCACTCGATCAACGGCGTCGCGAAGCTGCACACCGAGCTCATCAAGAACGAGCTTCTACGGGACTTCTACGAGCTTTGGCCCGAGCGCTTCACCAACAAAACCAACGGCGTCACGCCTCGAAGGTGGCTGCTCACGTGCAATCCCAAGCTCGCAGCGCTCATCACTTCACGCGTAGGACCGAACTGGGTCACGAATCTCGATCGCCTCTCGGAGCTCGAGCCTGCCGCGAAAGACCCGGAATTTCTGGCGCAACTGCGCGCGATCAAGTTGGCCAACAAGCAAGCGCTCGCAAAGCTCATCAAGAGCGAGCTCGGCATCGAAGTCGACGTGCGGTCGATTTTCGACGTGCTCATCAAGCGACTGCACGAATACAAGCGGCAGCTCCTCTGCGCGATTCACATCGTCGCGCTCTACTTGCGATCCAAGCGTGGCGAGCGCGTGGTTCCTCGCACGTTCATCTTCGGCGCAAAAGCCGCCCCCGGCTACAAGCAGGCCAAACTCATCATTCGCCTCATTCACGCCATCGCTTCCGTCGTCAATGCAGACCGCAGCGTGCCGCACCTGCGCGTCGTCTTTCTCCCGAACTATCGCGTATCGCTCGCCGAGAAGATCATTCCAGCGGCAGACGTGTCCGAACAGATTTCCACCGCGGGCATGGAGGCGTCGGGGACGGGCAACATGAAGCTCGCGATGAACGGCGCGCTCACGATCGGCACGCTCGACGGAGCCAACGTCGAAATTCGCGAAGCGGTTGGTCCTGACAATTTCTTCCTGTTTGGCATGACCGCCGAGCAAGTTCTGGAGAAACGAAAGGCCGGCACGCGCGGCCGCGCTGCGTATGTCGAGGACAAGGAGCTTGCCGAAGCGATCGACTTCATCGCTTCCGGTTTCTTCTCGCCCGACGAGCCCGAGCTCTTCCGTCCCATCGTCGACGAATTGCTCGGCCCCGATCGTTACATGGTCATGAGCGACTTTCGAGCGTACGCGGACACGCACGGTGCCGTCGCCGACGCATTCACGAATCAGGAAGCGTGGAGTTACAAAGCGGCGCTCAACATCGCGCGAGTCGGCAGGTTTTCTTGCGACCGCACGGTGCGCGAATACGCCGAGGACATTTGGAACATCGCGCCCGTCCCCATCGAGCTTCAGCCGACGACCGCCGGCGGCGAATAG
- a CDS encoding ATP-dependent Clp protease adaptor ClpS, with the protein MPNDPSKREDFEGDLAIQPKRKVGKVRRYKVILHNDNYTTTDFVVVVLMKFFHRSETEATHIMLSVHHKGQGVAGVYSKDIAETKVDQVHSFAKEHGMPLRLSTEPE; encoded by the coding sequence ATGCCCAACGATCCGAGCAAGCGTGAAGACTTCGAAGGCGACCTGGCCATCCAGCCGAAACGAAAGGTCGGCAAGGTCCGTCGCTACAAGGTCATTCTGCACAACGACAACTACACGACGACCGACTTCGTGGTCGTGGTCCTGATGAAATTTTTTCATCGGTCCGAGACGGAAGCGACGCACATCATGCTCAGCGTGCATCACAAGGGGCAGGGTGTTGCTGGAGTGTACTCGAAGGACATCGCAGAAACGAAAGTCGATCAAGTTCACAGCTTCGCCAAAGAACACGGCATGCCACTTCGGCTGTCCACCGAGCCCGAGTAA
- the clpA gene encoding ATP-dependent Clp protease ATP-binding subunit ClpA, translating to MYMRTSPEVEIAISLATREAAARRHEYVTVEHLLYALTFDEEIARIIRKAGGQPGKLKKRLEQFLDDEIDPLPEHVDQSPQFSLGFRNVVGRAAVHVQTSGQKELKGVNVLVAMFSERDSAATDLLEEANLTRFDLVNFLSHGVTKDGDQEAAPEDASEGMGSADPDADGEEREGARRDPLAAFTVNLNKEAEAGRIDPLVGRSLELERTIQVLARRRKNNPLLIGDAGVGKTAIAEGLAQKIVKNDVPDPIKNSTIYALDMGALIAGTRYRGDFENRLKGVLKALDKQPGAILFIDEIHTIIGAGAASGGTMDASNLLKPALASGRLRCIGATTFQEYRGHLERDSALARRFQRIEIVEPSVAETALILKGLRKHYEEFHKVGFTDEAIEAAAKLSDRYLRDRRLPDKAIDLLDEAGAAARLAHGDGYTVGVPDIEIVVAKMAQIPPRQVSTSDKAQLRDLQKELQGVVFGQDEAVAQLASAIKLSRAGLRTPEKPIGSFLFTGPTGVGKTELAKQLAKTMGIEFIRFDMSEYQERHTVSRLIGAPPGYVGFDRGGLLTEAIAKTPHAVLLLDEIEKAHPDIFQILLQVMDHGTLTDNNGKKSSFRHVVLIMTSNVGARDLTQARVGFGDRGSAGDDDRAYKNTFSPEFRNRLDGRIMFKPLDPAVMVSIVDKFVREIGALVADKGVTLEVTEAARKYLAQKGYDPLFGARPLGRVIEQELKPRIGDEMLFGELEEGGKVVVDLADEKLHFTFIPDKPTSDKPEAAQAADA from the coding sequence ATTTACATGCGTACGAGTCCTGAAGTCGAAATCGCGATCAGTCTGGCCACTCGTGAAGCTGCCGCCCGGCGTCACGAATACGTCACCGTCGAGCACTTGCTGTACGCGCTCACGTTCGACGAAGAGATCGCCCGCATCATCCGCAAGGCGGGAGGACAACCGGGGAAGTTGAAGAAACGTCTCGAGCAATTCCTCGACGACGAGATCGACCCTTTGCCGGAGCACGTCGATCAATCGCCGCAATTTTCGCTCGGATTCAGAAACGTCGTGGGTCGAGCGGCGGTGCATGTACAAACGAGCGGCCAGAAGGAGCTGAAAGGCGTCAACGTCCTCGTCGCGATGTTCTCCGAACGTGATTCGGCGGCGACCGACCTGCTCGAAGAAGCGAATCTCACTCGATTCGACCTCGTGAATTTTCTCTCGCACGGGGTCACGAAAGATGGCGATCAGGAAGCGGCGCCCGAGGATGCGAGTGAAGGCATGGGATCGGCGGATCCCGATGCGGATGGCGAAGAGCGGGAGGGCGCGCGTCGCGACCCGCTCGCGGCATTCACCGTGAATCTCAACAAGGAAGCGGAAGCAGGACGTATCGATCCGCTCGTGGGTCGATCGCTCGAGCTCGAGCGCACCATTCAAGTGCTCGCGCGCAGGCGCAAGAACAATCCGCTGCTGATTGGCGATGCAGGCGTCGGGAAAACGGCGATTGCGGAAGGTTTGGCGCAAAAAATCGTCAAGAACGACGTCCCCGATCCCATCAAGAATTCCACCATCTATGCGCTCGACATGGGCGCCCTCATTGCCGGCACTCGATATCGAGGTGATTTCGAAAATCGATTGAAGGGTGTATTGAAGGCCTTGGACAAACAGCCGGGCGCCATTCTCTTCATCGATGAAATCCACACGATCATCGGTGCAGGTGCGGCGAGCGGCGGAACGATGGACGCGTCGAATCTGCTCAAGCCGGCGCTTGCATCGGGTCGATTGCGTTGCATTGGTGCCACCACATTCCAAGAATATCGCGGACACCTCGAACGCGACAGCGCGCTTGCCCGGCGTTTTCAGCGCATTGAAATCGTCGAACCGAGCGTTGCAGAAACCGCGCTCATTTTAAAGGGTCTGCGCAAGCATTACGAGGAATTTCACAAGGTCGGTTTTACCGACGAAGCGATCGAGGCCGCCGCCAAGCTGAGCGACAGGTATCTGCGCGACCGCCGTTTGCCCGACAAGGCGATCGACTTGCTCGACGAAGCCGGCGCTGCCGCGCGCCTCGCGCATGGGGATGGATACACCGTCGGCGTGCCGGACATCGAAATCGTCGTGGCAAAAATGGCTCAAATCCCGCCGCGCCAAGTATCCACGTCGGACAAAGCGCAATTGCGAGATCTCCAAAAAGAATTGCAAGGGGTCGTGTTTGGCCAGGACGAGGCCGTCGCGCAGCTTGCAAGCGCCATCAAACTTTCCCGCGCGGGTCTTCGTACCCCGGAAAAACCCATTGGATCGTTTCTATTCACGGGACCTACCGGCGTTGGAAAAACCGAGCTTGCCAAGCAGCTCGCAAAAACGATGGGCATCGAATTCATTCGCTTCGACATGAGCGAATACCAAGAGCGCCATACGGTTTCACGCCTGATTGGTGCTCCTCCCGGTTATGTCGGATTCGATCGCGGAGGCCTTTTGACGGAGGCCATTGCGAAAACGCCACACGCCGTTCTCTTGCTCGACGAAATCGAAAAAGCGCACCCGGACATCTTCCAGATCCTCTTGCAGGTCATGGACCACGGAACACTCACCGACAACAACGGCAAGAAGAGCTCGTTCAGGCACGTGGTGCTCATCATGACGAGCAACGTGGGCGCGCGAGACCTCACGCAAGCTCGCGTTGGATTCGGTGATCGCGGCAGCGCAGGAGACGACGATCGCGCTTACAAGAACACGTTCAGCCCCGAGTTCCGCAACCGGCTCGACGGGCGCATCATGTTCAAACCGCTCGATCCGGCCGTCATGGTGAGCATCGTCGACAAGTTCGTGCGCGAGATCGGAGCGCTCGTCGCGGACAAGGGCGTGACGCTCGAAGTGACGGAAGCTGCGCGCAAGTACCTCGCGCAAAAAGGCTACGATCCGCTGTTCGGTGCAAGGCCACTCGGTCGCGTCATCGAGCAAGAGCTCAAGCCGCGTATCGGCGACGAGATGCTCTTCGGCGAGCTCGAAGAAGGTGGGAAAGTGGTCGTCGACTTGGCCGACGAGAAGCTCCACTTCACATTCATTCCGGACAAACCCACCTCGGACAAACCCGAAGCTGCCCAGGCAGCCGACGCGTAA
- the apaG gene encoding Co2+/Mg2+ efflux protein ApaG, with translation MDVSIAITNGIRVSVSSVYVPSQSSPTEKRYVFAYTVRIGNEGTDVAQLRSRHWVITDAKGKVEEVRGPGVVGKQPVLRPGEHFEYTSGCVLETPRGTMHGTYQMHRPSGEQFDAEIARFELAMPYSLN, from the coding sequence ATGGACGTGTCCATCGCCATCACCAACGGAATCCGCGTCTCCGTCTCTTCGGTCTACGTGCCTTCTCAGTCGTCACCGACCGAGAAACGATACGTATTCGCATACACCGTGCGCATCGGGAACGAAGGAACCGACGTCGCGCAGTTGCGATCGCGTCATTGGGTCATCACCGACGCCAAAGGCAAAGTGGAAGAAGTGCGCGGGCCGGGTGTCGTGGGCAAACAACCGGTGCTGAGACCTGGTGAGCACTTCGAATACACGAGCGGCTGCGTGCTCGAAACGCCGCGCGGAACGATGCACGGCACGTATCAAATGCACCGGCCAAGCGGCGAACAATTCGACGCGGAAATCGCAAGGTTCGAGCTCGCGATGCCTTACAGTCTCAATTGA